A genomic region of Raphanus sativus cultivar WK10039 chromosome 6, ASM80110v3, whole genome shotgun sequence contains the following coding sequences:
- the LOC108805957 gene encoding folate-binding protein 1-like, whose translation MSSTKTMFLQILTPILLLLPLFISSSSGEAVNSSENVGVCVSKGGRSHQPYELEGKLPESADLEFKELNLCNVFHGKTCCSASSGMLSASLALQNLAAHGDASKDCLFWFELLECSICHPDVGVQSGPIRICASFCDSVFEACSDASFSSNTQVVVPCAPSNGTICEKASKLVTNGTAFCEAVGFTVLQGADDSVEEPCYGSKRVLVTAVESFKKTVRLQDLKNKLVMMNMQMCWSGSVFVLAIALVNMWVHQEEMERDARRLRRRNRIRRRFY comes from the exons ATGTCCTCAACGAAGACGATGTTTCTTCAGATTCTTACTCCAATCCTCCTCCTGCTTCCTCTCTTCATCTCGTCTTCCTCTG GTGAAGCAGTTAACTCAAGTGAGAACGTAGGGGTATGCGTTTCCAAAGGAGGACGATCTCATCAGCCATACGAGCTAGAAGGAAAGCTTCCCGAGTCTGCTGATCTTGAGTTTAAGGAACTAAACCTCTGTAATGTGTTCCATGGCAAGACTTGTTGCTCTGCTTCTTCAGGGATGCTCTCTGCTTCGTTAGCTCTCCAAAACCTAGCTGCTCACGGAGACGCTTCTAAAGACTGCTTGTTTTGGTTTGAGCTTTTGGAATGTTCAATCTGTCATCCAGATGTTGGAGTTCAGTCAGGTCCTATTCGCATTTGTGCTTCCTTCTGTGACAGTGTCTTTGAAGCTTGCTCAGACGCTTCCTTTAGCAGTAATACTCAG GTTGTAGTACCTTGTGCAccaagcaatggtaccatctGCGAGAAAGCTTCTAAGTTGGTGACTAACGGCACAGCGTTCTGTGAAGCAGTTGGTTTCACTGTTCTTCAAGGAGCTGATGATTCTGTTGAAGAGCCTTGTTACGGAAGCAAAAGAGTTTTGGTCACAGCGGTGGAGTCATTTAAAAAGACTGTTCGGCTTCAAGATCTTAAGAACAAGCTGGTGATGATGAATATGCAGATGTGTTGGAGTGGATCGGTTTTTGTACTAGCAATAGCGCTCGTGAACAT GTGGGTTCATCAGGAGGAGATGGAGAGGGATGCAAGAAGATTGAGAAGAAGGAACAGGATTAGAAGAAGATTCTACTAA